A segment of the Deltaproteobacteria bacterium genome:
CGGGCCATGGCGGTCTCGAGCAGGCGCTCGGCGACCGGGTCGAGCACGCATACCCGCCGCAGGTCGCGGCTGGCCATCTGGGCGTTGCAGTAAATGCGGCGGCCCTGGAAGCGCGCCAACTGCAGCTGGCGGGCGCGATCGACGCGGGTGCGAATTGCCTGCGAGGGCTCACCCAGAGCCCGATCGGACAGCTCCTTGTACTTCACCGCCGGCACCTCGATCTGGATGTCGATGCGATCCAGCAGCGGCCCCGAGATGCGGGCGCGGTAGCGCTGGATCTGCGGCAGGTTGCAGCTGCACTCCTTGAGCGCGTCACCGTAGAAACCGCACGGGCAGGGGTTCATCGCTGCCACCAGCATGACGCTGGCGGGGTAGGTGATCGAGCCGACCGCGCGTGAAATCGTGATGCGCGTTTCTTCCAGCGGCTGGCGCAGTACTTCGAGCACGTTCTTGCGGAATTCCGGCAGCTCGTCGAGGAACAGCACGCCGTGATGTGCCAGGCTGACTTCGCCGGGCTTGGGAATGGTGCCGCCGCCGATCAACCCCGCGTCACTGATGGTGTGGTGGGGCGAGCGAAACGGGCGCGTTGCCACCAGCGCCCGGCCATCCATCAGGCCCATGACGCTGTGCACGCGGGTGGTCTCGATCGCTTCCGGCAACGTCAGTGCCGGCAGAATCGTCGGCAGGCGCTGCGCCAGCATGGTTTTGCCCGAACCCGGCGGGCCGACCATGATGACGTTGTGGCCGCCGGCCGCGGCCACCTCGAGCGCGCGCTTGACGTGCTCCTGGCCCTTGACGTCGCTGAAGTCGAGCTCGTAGCGCGCGTGGGCCGCGAACACCTCGGCCAGATCGAGCCGTGTCGGCGCAATCTGGCGCTCGCCGCGCAAGAACTCAAAGGCTTCAGCCAGGGTGTTGACGGCGATCACCTCGATGCCGTCCACCACCGCCGCCTCGAGCGCGTTCTCCGGCGGCACCAGCACGCCGCGCAGCCGCTTCTCGCTGACGGCGGCAGCAGTCGGCAAGGTGCCGCGTACGGCTTTGACGCGGCCGTCCAGCGACAGTTCGCCGAGCAAGACGTAGTTGCGCAACTGCTCGGCCGGCAGCTTGCCCGCCGCCGCCAGCAGCCCCATGGCGATCGGCAGATCGTAGGCCGAGCCCTCCTTCTTGATGTCCGCCGGTGCGAGGTTGATGGTGATCTTGCGCTGCGGAAACTCGTAGCCGCAGTTCTTCAGCGCCGAGCGCACGCGGTCCTTGCTCTCCTTGACCGCGCCTTCCGGCAGGCCGACCACGGCCATCTGCGGCAAGCCGCCCGCGATGTCTACCTCGACTTCAACGAGCAACGCATCGATTCCCTGCAGCGCGCTCGACAGCACGGTCGCAAGCACGGGTCCTCTCCCCTGGCGTGCGGAGGAATCTACGCGGGCTGCCCCTAACAAATCAAGGGGCGGGCAGCGGGCTTCATGATGCGTCGCGCTCTTCCACGGGTTGCTCGGCCTGGCTTCTTGCCGTCCGCACCTCCGGCTACTTACGCTTGGCTCAGCCGATCTCCAACACCGTGCGAATGCCTCGGCCGGCCTGCAAGTCGGCAGCGGCCTCGTTGATCTGATGCAGCGGCCGGCGCGTGGTCACGAGTGCATCGAGGTCGAGGCGGCCGGCCCGCCACAGGGCGACCAGCCGGGGAATTTCGCGCAGCGAATTGGCGCTGCCGAGAATACAGCCGAGCAACTTCTTCTGGCCGGCGGTGAAGAGCACCGCCGGTGCGATCGTCACGGCCTCGTCCATCGGCGGCGCCCCGAGGCACACGGTGGTGCCCCCAGTCCGCGTCGCCGCAATACCGATCTGAACCAGGCTGGCGCGGCCGGCGGTTTCAAAGGCGTAGTCGGCGCCGACGCCGGTGAGATCCAGACAAGCGGTGAGCACGTCGTCTTGGTTCGGGTCGATCAGATCGGTGGCCCCGAAGCGGGCCGCGGCGGCCCGGCGCTCGGCAACGGGGTCGGAGGCGATGATGCGCGCCGCCCCTGCCAACCGCGCGCCTTGAACGACGGCCAGGCCAACCCCACCAAGTCCCATGACCAGCACGGTGGCACCTTCCTCGACCTTGGCGGTGTTGAGCACGGCACCAACGCCGGTTTGCACCGCGCAGCCGATCACGCAGGCAACATCCAGCGGTGTATCGGCCGGAACCTTGACCGCGCCGGTGGCGGGCGTGACCACGAACTGCGCCAACGCCCCCAGCCCCAGGCCACGATACACGCACTGGTCGCCGCGCGAGAGGCCGGTGGTACCATCAATCAAGGTGTTGGTTTGGATGCCATTGGCGTTCACGCAGGCACTGGGCTCACCGCGCACACACCAGTAACAGCCGCCGCACGGCGGGCAGGGCGTCAGCACCACGCGGTCGCCGGCCGCCAGGCCGCTGACGCCCGGGCCGAGATCCTCGACCACACCGGCGGCTTCGTGGCCGACGATTATCGGCAACGGTGCGGGAAAGGTGCCGTTGATGAGGCTGAGATCGGAGTGGCACAAGCCGCAGTGGCGCACGCGCACGCGCACTTCTCCCACCCGCGGCGGCTGAATCTCGATATCGTCGGCGATAACCAGCGGGGTGCCCGGGGCTTCGAGAAGTGCGGCTTTCATAAGCGGTTTCCTGCTTGGTCTGGTGGTAGCGGTTTGCGGCCCGTGCTGGCGGCATCCTCGGCAGCGAGGAAGCCGAAGGTCATCGCCGGTCCGATGGTAGCGCCGGCGCCGGGGTAAGTGCGGCCCATCACGGTGGCGGAGGAATTACCGGCGGCGTAGAGACCGGGAATCACGTCGCCGGTGACGCTGAGTACGCGGGCCTGCGCGTCGGTGCGAAAGCCGCCCTTGGTGCCGAGGTCGCCGGGGTAGACGCGTACGGCATAGAACGGCGGGCGCTCGATCGGGCCAAGGTTGGGATTAGGCCCGGTCGCCTTGGCCGTGTAATAGCGGTCCTGCAGACTCTCGCCGCGATGGAAGTCGGGGTCGGTGCCGGCGGCAGCGGATTGCTTGAGGCGCGCTACGGTCTCGCGCAGGCCGTCGGCGTCAACGCCGATCTTGTGCGCCAGGGCCTCGATGGAGTCGGCCTTGACGAAGAAGTTGCCCGCCAGCGTCTTCGGCAGCAGCCGGTCGGGAGTAGCGTAGCCCGGCGGCATCGGCCCGCAGGGGTACTTCTTGCGAAACCTGCTGTCGAAGATCAAGAAGGCGGGGATAGCGGGCGCGCCGGTGGCGTTGGCCTTGTACATGCTCTTGACCACGTCGTTGTAAGGCGCGGCTTCGTTCATGAAGCGCCGGCCGCGCGCATCGACGATGATGCTGCCGGGAAGGTTCTTCTCGAAGATCACGATGTAGACCGGCGCCGTCTGCGACGCCGGCGAAAGCATCGCCGGGCACCACCAGGCATCGTCCATCAGATCCAGGCTCGCCCCCACGGCGGTGCCGAGCACCACGGTATCGCCCAAGTTGGAGTCGCAGCCGGCCGTCCACTGGTTACCGATCGGGCTGGGCTGATAGTGCTGGCGCATCTTGGCGTTGTGTTCAAAGCCGCCGGCCGCCAGCAGCACGCCCTGGCGCGCCTGAATGCGCAGTAGCTGGCCGGCGCGTTCGACCCGGGCGCCAACCACGCGGCCGTCTTCGGTCAGGATCTCCTTGATCGGTGTCTCGAGCCACAGTGGCACCTGGCGCTCGAGCAGCGACAGGCGCAAGCGGCCGGCGAGCGCCGCACCAAGTGTGAGATCGGTGTTGCCGAGTTTGCGCCAGCGCGCGCGCAAGTTGGTGTAATAGGCGAGCAGGCCGCGCGCCATGAACACCGCGGCCCGCAGCCCGCCGGTCAGCAGCGCGTGCCCGTCGGCGACGCCGATGGCCAAGCGCCCGCCCATGACCTGCTTTTCGAGCGGGGCTTGGCGCTGGCGGCGAAATTCCTCGCCCAGCTGCAGCGCGTCGAACAGCAGCGGTTCGCACGAGCGCCCGCCGGGCTTGCCCCCGGCCAACTCCGGGTAGTAGTCGGGGTAGTCCGGCAAGCAGGCGAAGCGCACGTGGGAGCGTTCGGCCAGAGTTGCCAGCATGCGCGGCGCGCCGTCGATGTAAGCCCGCAGCCGCTGCGTGCCGGTGCTGCCGGCGGTGACTGCCTCGATATATCGCAAGCCCTCTTCCGGCGAATCACTGAGGCCATGCTGCCTCATGAACGGATTATTAGGCACCCATACCACACCGCCCGACAGCGCGGTCGAGCCGCCGTAGACGGGCGCCTTCTCGATCACCAGCGTAGCCGCACCGAGATCGTGCGCCCGCAGCGCCGCCGTCATGCCGGCGGCGCCGGAACCGGCCACCAGGAAGTCTACCGCCTCATCCCACGCCGCCATGTCTGCACTCCGGACGGGCGCGCTGCCAGCTCATTCTCACACCACCTTCGGCACCGGCGGCAGCGACAGTGCACCGGCGGTGATTTCGTTGACCTCGGCCTGCTCCGCCGGCGTTAGCCGCCAGTCAGCCGCCTGCGCGTTCTGCTCGACCTGCTCGGTCCGGCTGGCGCCGACCAGCACACTGGCGACGCCGGGCTGACCCGCCAGCCAGGCGATGGCCAGGTCGAGAATGGTGTGCTGGCGCGCTTGGGCGAACGCCTCCAACCGCTCCAGTAACTCGTAGTTCTGCTGGCTGAAGATCGACTCGGGAGTAACCCAGCGCAGCAGCTCGGGGCTGACTTGGCGCACGATGGCGTCGGGCACACCGGTCAAGTATTCCGTCGTCGGCCGTTCGTTGGCCAGCCGTGCCCCCGCAGGCTTGGCGCGCCCGGGGCGGTACTTGCCGGTCAAGAAGCCACTGCCGAGCGGGAAGTACGCCAGAATGCCGGCACCGTGTTCGAGGCACGCGGGCACCAGCTCCTTTTCGATCTGGCGGTCAAGCAGGTTGTAAGCGTTTTGCGCCGAGATGAAGCGGGTCAGATTATGCGAGCGCGCAATCCAGTTGGCGTCGACCACCTGCCAGCCGGCGAAGTTCGAGGTGCCGAGGTAACGCACCTTGCCTTGACGGATGAGATCATCGAGCGCACGCAGAGTCTCTTCCATCGGCACGCCGGGAAAAGGGAAGTGCAGTTGGTAGAGGTCGATGTAGTCCGTATCCAGCCGGCGCAGGCTCGCTTCGACGGCGTACATGATGTGCCGGCGCGAGGTACCCATGTGCAGCATGCCGACGTAGGAGCCGGTCGGACCGACGAACTTGGTGGCGATGACGGCATCCTGGCGGCGGCCCTTGAGTGCCTTCCCGAGATGTTCTTCGGACAACCCGCCGGGGCCGTAGATGTCGGCGGTGTCGAACAGGGTGATGCCTAAATCCATCGCCCGCTGCACGATCGCGGCGGACTGCTGCTGATCGCACTTGTGCCCGAAGTTGTCGCAACCGAGACCAAGCACGGACACGGGCAGGCCCGACCGGCCGAGATTACGGTATTCCATGCGACCAGGCCGCGCCGGCCCCTTCAGCGCGGCGCCGCGCCGAGCGCGGCCAGCAACTCGCCGCGGTTCTTGGCCCAGCCATCGTGGTAGGGCGAAATGTACTTCCACCTGGTCTTGATCGCCGCGAACTTCCAGCAGCCGCCTGCGCGTACATACTCCTCCTCGTAGGTGCCGGCCATCCACTGCGCGATGTTGCTGGCAGCATCGGTAGTCGGCGCCTCGTAGTACCAGGTACCGGTAGCGCGATCGCCGTGCACCTCGATGATCGGGTTGTGCACCATGTGCATGCAGAACGACACCGCACCCGGCACCACCGAGCCGAAGAAGGTCTGGAGACCTTCACGGCCCTCGTAGATCGAGGCCGGGCCGAGACCGAAATCGACCTTGGCGTCGGCGGTGAAATGCGCCAGCAACTGGTCGCGAACGCCTTCGTCACCCAGACCGGCATCGCACAGGTAGCAGTACGTGGCCTTCAACTTCCTGATGGCCTCGATGTCCTCCAATACCTGAATGCGGGCGGCGAGTTCTTCGATCGTCATCGTTGTTACTCCTCTCGTCGTGACAACGTAGCTCAACTTGCGCAGGTCGGGCTTCAATAGCCGTGGTAGCCGTACTTGGGATACTTGCCGACCACCAGTAGCTCGGTGGTACCGTGCCCGATCTGGTTACCGCAGCGGAACTCGGAGCCGTAATCGACGTAGCCCCAAATCTCGCGCATCACGTTGGGGTCGGTGAGATCGAGTTTGTAGCCGTCCATCCACGATGAACCCATCCACAAGCCGTGAATGAAACCCTTGTAAGGCAAGCCGTAGCCGCCCGGAGCCTGGTAGCAGATCGAGATCGGGCGGATGTCCACTTCCCGCTGGCTGCCGTCGATGGCGGTCATCACCAC
Coding sequences within it:
- a CDS encoding YifB family Mg chelatase-like AAA ATPase, encoding MLATVLSSALQGIDALLVEVEVDIAGGLPQMAVVGLPEGAVKESKDRVRSALKNCGYEFPQRKITINLAPADIKKEGSAYDLPIAMGLLAAAGKLPAEQLRNYVLLGELSLDGRVKAVRGTLPTAAAVSEKRLRGVLVPPENALEAAVVDGIEVIAVNTLAEAFEFLRGERQIAPTRLDLAEVFAAHARYELDFSDVKGQEHVKRALEVAAAGGHNVIMVGPPGSGKTMLAQRLPTILPALTLPEAIETTRVHSVMGLMDGRALVATRPFRSPHHTISDAGLIGGGTIPKPGEVSLAHHGVLFLDELPEFRKNVLEVLRQPLEETRITISRAVGSITYPASVMLVAAMNPCPCGFYGDALKECSCNLPQIQRYRARISGPLLDRIDIQIEVPAVKYKELSDRALGEPSQAIRTRVDRARQLQLARFQGRRIYCNAQMASRDLRRVCVLDPVAERLLETAMARLNLSARAYTRILKVARTIADLDGAPATISQSHVSEAIQYRSLDRAFH
- a CDS encoding Zn-dependent alcohol dehydrogenase, producing MKAALLEAPGTPLVIADDIEIQPPRVGEVRVRVRHCGLCHSDLSLINGTFPAPLPIIVGHEAAGVVEDLGPGVSGLAAGDRVVLTPCPPCGGCYWCVRGEPSACVNANGIQTNTLIDGTTGLSRGDQCVYRGLGLGALAQFVVTPATGAVKVPADTPLDVACVIGCAVQTGVGAVLNTAKVEEGATVLVMGLGGVGLAVVQGARLAGAARIIASDPVAERRAAAARFGATDLIDPNQDDVLTACLDLTGVGADYAFETAGRASLVQIGIAATRTGGTTVCLGAPPMDEAVTIAPAVLFTAGQKKLLGCILGSANSLREIPRLVALWRAGRLDLDALVTTRRPLHQINEAAADLQAGRGIRTVLEIG
- a CDS encoding FAD-binding protein codes for the protein MAAWDEAVDFLVAGSGAAGMTAALRAHDLGAATLVIEKAPVYGGSTALSGGVVWVPNNPFMRQHGLSDSPEEGLRYIEAVTAGSTGTQRLRAYIDGAPRMLATLAERSHVRFACLPDYPDYYPELAGGKPGGRSCEPLLFDALQLGEEFRRQRQAPLEKQVMGGRLAIGVADGHALLTGGLRAAVFMARGLLAYYTNLRARWRKLGNTDLTLGAALAGRLRLSLLERQVPLWLETPIKEILTEDGRVVGARVERAGQLLRIQARQGVLLAAGGFEHNAKMRQHYQPSPIGNQWTAGCDSNLGDTVVLGTAVGASLDLMDDAWWCPAMLSPASQTAPVYIVIFEKNLPGSIIVDARGRRFMNEAAPYNDVVKSMYKANATGAPAIPAFLIFDSRFRKKYPCGPMPPGYATPDRLLPKTLAGNFFVKADSIEALAHKIGVDADGLRETVARLKQSAAAGTDPDFHRGESLQDRYYTAKATGPNPNLGPIERPPFYAVRVYPGDLGTKGGFRTDAQARVLSVTGDVIPGLYAAGNSSATVMGRTYPGAGATIGPAMTFGFLAAEDAASTGRKPLPPDQAGNRL
- a CDS encoding aldo/keto reductase yields the protein MEYRNLGRSGLPVSVLGLGCDNFGHKCDQQQSAAIVQRAMDLGITLFDTADIYGPGGLSEEHLGKALKGRRQDAVIATKFVGPTGSYVGMLHMGTSRRHIMYAVEASLRRLDTDYIDLYQLHFPFPGVPMEETLRALDDLIRQGKVRYLGTSNFAGWQVVDANWIARSHNLTRFISAQNAYNLLDRQIEKELVPACLEHGAGILAYFPLGSGFLTGKYRPGRAKPAGARLANERPTTEYLTGVPDAIVRQVSPELLRWVTPESIFSQQNYELLERLEAFAQARQHTILDLAIAWLAGQPGVASVLVGASRTEQVEQNAQAADWRLTPAEQAEVNEITAGALSLPPVPKVV
- a CDS encoding nuclear transport factor 2 family protein, encoding MTIEELAARIQVLEDIEAIRKLKATYCYLCDAGLGDEGVRDQLLAHFTADAKVDFGLGPASIYEGREGLQTFFGSVVPGAVSFCMHMVHNPIIEVHGDRATGTWYYEAPTTDAASNIAQWMAGTYEEEYVRAGGCWKFAAIKTRWKYISPYHDGWAKNRGELLAALGAAPR